In Rattus norvegicus strain BN/NHsdMcwi chromosome 3, GRCr8, whole genome shotgun sequence, a genomic segment contains:
- the G6pc2 gene encoding LOW QUALITY PROTEIN: glucose-6-phosphatase 2 (The sequence of the model RefSeq protein was modified relative to this genomic sequence to represent the inferred CDS: deleted 1 base in 1 codon), translated as MTAVAHEDRFSKGGCEKQSQEWSLVIQHLEKDYRAYYGFLNFISNVGDPRNIFSIYFPLWFQLNQTVGTKMIWVAVVGDWFNLVFKWILSGHCPYWWIQETEIYPNHSSPCLEQIPTPCETGPGSPCGLAMGSSCVWYVMVTAALNYTVSWMDESSNTLHRVKGCLKGSGSQAHASISFQSLGTLVAEAFKHTPGIYVVSLNVYLKTNVFLFLWGPAFTFYLLLRLLGIALLWSVSITKKCCANSDWIHIDSMPFAGLVRNLRVLFGLGFSINSEMFLLSCQGKNGAKLSLHLLCALTSLTTMQLYCFIKIPTHMEPLFYLLSFCKSTSIPLTVVALIPYCVHMLMRPSERRIK; from the exons ATGACGGCTGTAGCCCATGAAGACCGTTTCAGTAAAGGAGGCTGTGAGAAGCAAAGTCAA GAGTGGAGTCTCGTCATCCAGCATCTGGAGAAAGATTACCGGGCTTACTATGGTTTTCTAAATTTTATATCCAATGTTGGAGACCCCCGAAATATCTTTTCTATTTACTTCCCACTTTGGTTTCAGTTGAATCAGACTGTTGGAACCAAGATGATATGGGTAGCGGTTGTAGGGGACTGGTTCAATCTTGTATTTAAATG GATATTGTCTGGCCATTGTCCTTACTGGTGGATCCAAGAAACTGAGATTTACCCAAATCATTCAAGTCCATGTCTTGAGCAGATTCCTACTCCATGTGAAACAGGTCCAG GAAGTCCATGTGGCCTCGCAATGGGCTCATCATGTGTCTGGTATGTCATGGTAACAGCCGCCTTAAACTACACTGTCAGCTGGATGGACGAGTCCTCTAACACTCTGCACAG AGTAAAGGGATGCCTGAAGGGCTCAGGGTCACAAGCTCATGCCAGTATCTCTTTCCAATCCCTAGGGACGCTAGTAGCCGAGGCCTTCAAACACACTCCAGGAATCTACGTGGTCAGCTTGAATGTGTACCTGAAGACCaatgtcttcctcttcct ctggggacctgcATTCACCTTTTACCTGCTTCTCAGACTGCTTGGTATTGCCCTGTTGTGGTCTGTGTCCATCACCAAAAAGTGTTGTGCCAACTCAGACTGGATCCACATTGACAGCATGCCTTTTGCTGGACTTGTGAGAAACCTCCGGGTCCTATTTGGCTTGGGTTTCTCCATCAACTCAGAAATGTTCCTTCTGAGCTGCCAGGGA AAAAATGGCGCCAAGCTGAGCCTCCACTTGCTCTGTGCTCTGACATCACTGACCACAATGCAACTTTATTGCTTCATCAAGATCCCAACTCACATGGAACCTTTATTTTACCTGTTGTCTTTCTGTAAAAGTACATCCATTCCACTCACCGTGGTGGCTCTAATTCCCTATTGTGTACACATGTTAATGAGACCCAGTGAGAGGAGGATTAAATAG